In Halosegnis marinus, one genomic interval encodes:
- a CDS encoding PGF-CTERM-anchored ABC transporter substrate-binding protein — protein sequence MRHRTAATVAALVVLAALVPAGVGAAAATTQEDCAFPLTTTDATGTEITVEERPERITTLTPSAAQTMWALDAEAQVVGMTRYASYLDGAEDRTNVSAGFSTSVEAVIGTEPDLVLAPNVTRAETVTALRDAGVTVFKFELASSISDVRNKTTLIGRLTGNCAAAERTNAWMDANVEAAREATADVERPRVLYPLGGGYVANTNTFVSGMIEAGGGVNAMAGTNFSLAYPQVNDEVVLREDPEVLLTSSRSGYPVGEEPYASTTAGRNNRTVYVDNNYLTQPAPRSIVYGVRNITRGLHPDAAADAAFVAKDDVTLATATPTETASATADPTATPTDSPGQTGFGVAVAVVALAGAALLARRE from the coding sequence ATGCGACACCGAACCGCCGCGACGGTCGCGGCACTGGTCGTGCTCGCCGCGCTCGTTCCAGCGGGCGTCGGCGCGGCGGCCGCGACGACGCAGGAGGACTGTGCGTTCCCGCTGACGACGACGGACGCCACGGGAACCGAGATCACGGTCGAGGAGCGCCCCGAGCGCATCACGACGCTCACGCCCTCGGCCGCACAGACGATGTGGGCGCTCGACGCCGAGGCGCAGGTCGTCGGGATGACGCGGTACGCCTCGTACCTCGACGGGGCCGAGGACCGGACGAACGTCTCGGCCGGCTTCTCAACGTCCGTCGAGGCCGTCATCGGGACGGAGCCGGACCTCGTGCTCGCGCCGAACGTCACCCGGGCCGAGACGGTGACCGCCCTGCGCGACGCGGGCGTCACGGTGTTCAAGTTCGAGCTCGCGTCCTCCATCTCCGACGTGCGCAACAAGACGACGCTCATCGGCCGGCTGACCGGGAACTGCGCGGCCGCGGAGCGCACGAACGCGTGGATGGACGCGAACGTCGAGGCCGCCCGGGAGGCGACCGCCGACGTCGAGCGCCCGCGCGTCCTCTACCCGCTCGGCGGCGGCTACGTCGCCAACACGAACACGTTCGTCTCCGGGATGATAGAGGCCGGCGGCGGGGTCAACGCGATGGCGGGGACGAACTTCTCGCTCGCCTACCCCCAGGTCAACGACGAGGTCGTCCTCCGGGAGGACCCCGAGGTCCTGCTCACCTCCAGCCGGAGCGGCTACCCGGTCGGCGAGGAGCCGTACGCCTCCACGACCGCCGGGCGGAACAACCGGACGGTGTACGTGGACAACAACTACCTGACCCAGCCGGCGCCCCGGTCCATCGTCTACGGCGTCCGCAACATCACGCGGGGGCTCCACCCCGACGCCGCGGCCGACGCGGCGTTCGTCGCGAAGGACGACGTGACCCTCGCGACGGCGACGCCGACGGAAACGGCGAGCGCGACGGCCGACCCGACCGCGACGCCGACCGACTCGCCCGGCCAGACCGGGTTCGGTGTCGCCGTCGCCGTCGTCGCGCTCGCCGGCGCGGCGCTGCTCGCCCGGCGCGAGTAA
- the btuC gene encoding vitamin B12 ABC transporter permease BtuC, producing the protein MRPRVRAGVWSAALAAALLGVSTVAAGVGPVAIDALVVAKVLANAVRVPVGLTVAGGGAGSLLQLPTLGVEWAPVVSYDVKPLYATIVTKVRLPRIALGATVGFSLAAAGTVMQGFFRNPMADPSVIGVSSGAAVGAVLFIVAPVAVPLGLGLRGAAFVGALATAAVVYLIATEGGRTPVATLLLAGVAIQTFLGAVTSYLLLNSGESMRRVVYWLMGHLDATRMSEAVVTGALGLGLVGLMYLYAEDLNALLMGEEQARAVGVEVERTKRILLAASSVVTGAAVAVAGVIGFVGLIVPHAMRLLVGPDHRVLLPVSAFAGASFLVLADTVARSGAASLPVGIVTAAVGAPFFLYLLRRREVSEL; encoded by the coding sequence ATGCGGCCGAGGGTCCGCGCCGGCGTCTGGTCGGCGGCGTTAGCGGCGGCGCTCCTCGGCGTCTCGACGGTGGCGGCGGGCGTCGGTCCCGTCGCCATCGACGCGCTCGTCGTCGCGAAGGTGCTCGCGAACGCGGTCCGGGTCCCCGTCGGCCTCACCGTCGCCGGCGGCGGCGCCGGGTCGCTCCTCCAGCTTCCGACGCTCGGCGTCGAGTGGGCGCCGGTCGTCAGCTACGACGTGAAGCCGCTGTACGCGACCATCGTGACGAAGGTGCGCCTGCCCCGCATCGCGCTGGGCGCGACGGTCGGCTTCTCGCTCGCGGCCGCCGGCACCGTGATGCAGGGGTTCTTCCGCAACCCCATGGCCGACCCCTCGGTCATCGGCGTCTCGTCGGGCGCGGCCGTCGGCGCGGTGCTGTTCATCGTAGCCCCCGTCGCCGTCCCGCTCGGACTGGGGCTGCGGGGCGCGGCGTTCGTCGGCGCGCTCGCGACCGCCGCCGTCGTCTACCTCATCGCCACCGAGGGCGGGCGCACGCCCGTCGCGACGTTGCTGCTCGCGGGCGTCGCGATACAGACGTTCCTCGGCGCGGTCACCTCCTATCTGCTCTTGAACAGCGGCGAGTCGATGCGCCGGGTCGTCTACTGGCTGATGGGCCACCTCGACGCGACCCGGATGTCCGAGGCGGTCGTCACCGGCGCGCTCGGCCTCGGCCTCGTCGGGCTGATGTACCTCTACGCGGAGGACCTCAACGCCCTGCTGATGGGCGAGGAACAGGCGCGCGCCGTCGGCGTCGAGGTGGAGCGGACGAAGCGGATACTGCTCGCCGCGTCGAGCGTCGTCACCGGCGCGGCCGTCGCCGTCGCGGGGGTCATCGGCTTCGTCGGCCTCATCGTCCCGCACGCGATGCGGCTGCTCGTCGGCCCGGACCACCGGGTCCTGCTGCCCGTGAGCGCCTTCGCCGGCGCCTCCTTCCTCGTGCTCGCCGACACCGTCGCGCGGTCGGGCGCGGCGTCGCTGCCCGTCGGCATCGTCACGGCCGCCGTCGGCGCGCCGTTCTTCCTCTACCTGCTGCGCCGCCGGGAGGTGAGCGAACTGTGA
- a CDS encoding ABC transporter ATP-binding protein, which produces MIAVEDLAVERGGVEVLADVSLAVEEGEFLALVGPNGAGKSTLLKAVGGILPAAAGRVTIDGRDVAGMSARETARLVASVPQDSSFDFDFTVREVVEMGRTPYRKRLRRNPDPDGPDRVAAALDRTDTAGFADRSVASLSGGEKQRVLLARALAQDAPALLLDEPTASLDINHQVRTLDLVAGLDETVVAAVHDLDLAARYCDRVALLAGGRLRAAGTPAEVFTADRLERVFGVGVAVGENPATGTASVTALSDGDAGERI; this is translated from the coding sequence GTGATAGCGGTCGAGGACCTCGCCGTCGAGCGCGGCGGCGTCGAGGTGCTCGCGGACGTCTCGCTCGCGGTCGAGGAGGGGGAGTTCCTCGCGCTGGTCGGCCCGAACGGGGCCGGGAAGTCCACGCTGCTGAAGGCCGTCGGGGGTATCCTCCCGGCGGCCGCGGGTCGGGTCACCATCGACGGCCGGGACGTGGCCGGCATGTCGGCGCGCGAGACGGCGCGGCTCGTCGCCTCCGTCCCGCAGGACAGCTCCTTCGACTTCGACTTCACGGTCCGCGAGGTGGTGGAGATGGGGCGGACGCCCTACCGGAAGCGGCTCCGGCGGAACCCCGACCCCGACGGCCCCGACCGGGTCGCGGCGGCGCTCGACCGCACGGACACCGCCGGGTTCGCCGACCGCTCGGTCGCGTCGCTGTCCGGCGGCGAGAAACAGCGCGTGCTGCTGGCGCGCGCGCTGGCACAGGACGCGCCCGCGCTCCTGCTCGACGAGCCGACGGCGAGCCTCGACATCAACCACCAGGTGCGGACGCTCGACCTCGTCGCGGGGCTCGACGAGACGGTCGTCGCGGCCGTCCACGACCTCGACCTCGCGGCGCGCTACTGCGACCGCGTGGCGCTGCTCGCGGGGGGCCGGCTCCGCGCGGCCGGCACGCCTGCGGAGGTGTTCACGGCCGACCGCCTGGAGAGGGTCTTCGGGGTCGGCGTCGCCGTCGGCGAGAACCCGGCGACCGGGACCGCCTCGGTCACGGCTCTTTCCGACGGGGACGCGGGCGAAAGGATATAA
- a CDS encoding CAP domain-containing protein has product MVNKVVLVFVAVIALTAMAVGAFVGMELGGPGTATPAGATATPTATATAGGGGTGGGTATATAGGGGTGGGTATATATATATPRPDIDREELRSAVVAEINERRGNRSVQRLSTDPTLMEMAQFHSDNMAAQGYLSNTADGFTTAERYEEFDLADRCRIADDSNTGTREDEELEVLGRVTVGEDGSTVEELATTAVDTWFSQTEPRRRLTYRNADQIGVGANVTDAGRAYLTVDLC; this is encoded by the coding sequence ATGGTGAACAAGGTCGTTCTCGTTTTCGTGGCGGTCATCGCCCTCACGGCGATGGCCGTCGGGGCCTTCGTCGGCATGGAACTCGGCGGGCCCGGAACCGCGACGCCGGCCGGCGCGACAGCTACTCCGACGGCGACGGCGACGGCCGGCGGGGGCGGAACCGGCGGCGGGACAGCCACGGCGACGGCCGGCGGGGGCGGAACCGGCGGCGGGACAGCCACGGCGACGGCGACAGCCACGGCGACGCCCCGCCCCGACATCGACCGCGAGGAACTCCGCTCGGCCGTGGTCGCCGAGATAAACGAGCGGCGCGGGAACCGGAGCGTTCAGCGGCTCTCGACCGACCCGACGCTGATGGAGATGGCGCAGTTCCACAGCGACAACATGGCCGCACAGGGGTACCTCTCGAACACGGCCGACGGCTTCACGACGGCCGAGCGGTACGAGGAGTTCGACCTCGCCGACCGGTGTCGCATCGCGGACGACTCCAACACCGGGACGCGCGAGGACGAGGAACTCGAAGTGCTCGGCCGCGTGACGGTCGGCGAGGACGGCAGCACGGTGGAGGAGCTCGCGACGACGGCCGTGGACACGTGGTTCTCGCAGACGGAGCCGCGCCGCCGGCTCACCTACCGGAACGCGGACCAGATCGGTGTCGGCGCGAACGTTACCGACGCCGGGCGGGCGTACCTGACGGTGGACCTCTGCTGA
- a CDS encoding winged helix-turn-helix domain-containing protein: MSTNRLRPADRQLLAYLDDNPPEYVPLMATRLGLPLGHANDRVAALVERGYVRPVTNECIYRLTDDGRERLADAAADREPGLADD; the protein is encoded by the coding sequence ATGAGCACGAACCGACTCCGGCCGGCCGACCGGCAGCTACTCGCGTACTTGGACGATAACCCGCCCGAGTACGTGCCGTTGATGGCGACGCGGCTCGGGCTTCCGCTGGGCCACGCGAACGACCGGGTGGCGGCGCTCGTCGAGCGCGGCTACGTGCGGCCCGTCACGAACGAGTGCATCTACCGGCTCACCGACGACGGCCGCGAGCGGCTGGCGGACGCCGCCGCCGACCGCGAGCCCGGCCTCGCCGACGACTAG
- a CDS encoding DUF7563 family protein, whose translation MPRCHNCEGFVTEDYVRVFAPDDMASVRVCPNCEDKLRDGAEIREARSTRGN comes from the coding sequence ATGCCGCGTTGTCACAACTGCGAGGGGTTCGTCACCGAGGACTACGTTCGGGTCTTCGCCCCCGACGACATGGCGTCGGTGCGGGTGTGTCCGAACTGCGAGGACAAGCTCCGGGACGGCGCGGAGATACGCGAGGCGCGCTCGACGCGCGGGAACTAG
- a CDS encoding cupin domain-containing protein, with protein sequence MKKTAIDDVDVQNNPLGVHSERRPVSAVLGTEDFAMNFFRLQPGESFSGGLHTHHDQEEVFYVEEGEATFTVGRDRDDEVEVAGGELIRFAPGEFQIGRNTGDDELVGWALGAPASRHDWDEIESLVFCRECDEETGHGLELTDEGNFRLTCLECDTVFEP encoded by the coding sequence GTGAAGAAGACAGCCATCGACGACGTCGACGTGCAGAACAACCCCCTCGGGGTCCACAGCGAACGCCGCCCGGTCTCGGCCGTCCTCGGGACCGAGGACTTCGCGATGAACTTCTTCCGGCTCCAGCCGGGCGAGTCGTTCTCCGGGGGACTCCACACCCACCACGACCAGGAGGAGGTGTTCTACGTCGAGGAGGGGGAGGCGACGTTCACCGTCGGGCGCGACCGCGACGACGAGGTGGAAGTCGCGGGCGGCGAACTGATACGGTTCGCGCCCGGCGAGTTCCAGATCGGCCGCAACACGGGCGACGACGAACTCGTCGGCTGGGCGCTCGGCGCCCCCGCGTCCCGCCACGACTGGGACGAGATAGAGTCGCTCGTCTTCTGCCGCGAGTGCGACGAGGAGACGGGCCACGGGCTCGAACTCACCGACGAGGGGAACTTCCGGCTCACCTGCCTGGAGTGCGACACGGTCTTCGAGCCGTAA
- the phaC gene encoding class III poly(R)-hydroxyalkanoic acid synthase subunit PhaC, with amino-acid sequence MSPVRGPDALTAAWTAAADTVEAAAMLPEAVETMGDVDVGETPAETVYRENKLRLLRYEPLAERRHETPILVVYALINRPYILDLQPDRSVVRRLLEEGFDVYLIDWGEPSALDGTLTLDDYVNRYIANCVDVVREESDVPAVNLLGYCMGGTMSAMYAATHPEKVRNLALMAPSLYFEDTGGLLETWGDGDYFRPAALSETFGTVPASFFGSGFSLMDPLQNAVSKYVGLAENLDDEEFVANFARMERWLADGIGMPGETYRQYLEDIYQGNRFYNDELTLDGKPVPLSGLTMPVLQVLAEYDNLVPPTASRPFNDVIPSDDTGTIEIATGHIGLSVSRTAHEQLWPAVAEWFAERDADTHSLDDVDGIGPRYAERLREAGIDTLDALVAADAADLAERADVPRGRLEDWMAQAADLADGR; translated from the coding sequence GTGAGTCCCGTGCGGGGTCCCGACGCCCTGACCGCGGCGTGGACCGCCGCGGCCGACACCGTCGAGGCGGCGGCGATGCTCCCCGAGGCCGTCGAGACGATGGGCGACGTCGACGTGGGGGAGACGCCGGCCGAGACGGTGTACCGGGAGAACAAGCTCCGGCTGCTGCGCTACGAGCCGCTGGCGGAGCGGCGCCACGAGACGCCGATACTCGTCGTGTACGCGCTCATCAACCGCCCGTACATCCTCGACCTCCAGCCCGACCGCAGCGTCGTGCGCCGGCTCCTCGAAGAGGGGTTCGACGTGTACCTCATCGACTGGGGCGAGCCGTCGGCGCTGGACGGCACCCTGACGCTCGACGACTACGTGAACCGCTACATCGCCAACTGCGTCGACGTCGTGCGCGAGGAGTCGGACGTGCCGGCGGTGAACCTCCTCGGCTACTGCATGGGCGGGACGATGAGCGCGATGTACGCCGCGACCCACCCCGAGAAGGTGCGTAACCTCGCGCTGATGGCCCCGAGCCTCTACTTCGAGGACACCGGCGGGCTCCTAGAGACGTGGGGCGACGGCGACTACTTCCGGCCGGCGGCGCTCTCGGAGACGTTCGGCACCGTGCCGGCGTCCTTCTTCGGGTCGGGGTTCTCGCTGATGGACCCGCTCCAGAACGCCGTCTCGAAGTACGTCGGCCTCGCGGAGAACCTCGACGACGAGGAGTTCGTCGCGAACTTCGCGCGGATGGAGCGGTGGCTCGCCGACGGCATCGGGATGCCCGGCGAGACGTACCGACAGTACCTGGAGGACATCTACCAGGGGAACCGCTTCTACAACGACGAACTGACGCTCGACGGGAAGCCGGTGCCGCTGTCCGGGCTGACGATGCCGGTCCTGCAGGTGCTCGCGGAGTACGACAACCTCGTCCCGCCGACGGCGAGCCGGCCGTTCAACGACGTGATCCCGAGCGACGACACCGGGACGATAGAGATAGCGACGGGCCACATCGGGCTCTCCGTCTCGCGAACCGCGCACGAACAGCTGTGGCCCGCGGTCGCGGAGTGGTTCGCCGAGCGGGACGCCGACACCCACTCGCTCGACGACGTGGACGGCATCGGGCCGCGCTACGCCGAACGGCTGCGCGAGGCGGGCATCGACACGCTCGACGCGCTGGTCGCGGCCGACGCCGCCGACCTCGCCGAGCGGGCGGACGTGCCCCGCGGCCGGCTGGAGGACTGGATGGCACAGGCCGCCGACCTCGCCGACGGGCGGTAG
- a CDS encoding poly(R)-hydroxyalkanoic acid synthase subunit PhaE: protein MSSRSDPMTAWWETATAANRQYAESVGRTMTAGNRFADAWMDLVDATTDQSYLDETAEAAVESQEIWLRAAEDTANRAADAVEGEEIEPERFRDIWLNAANRAFKNAMETTAFAALTGESVDEALAVRREYDEVREDLLHEWGLATAGDVREVGERLVELERRQQAVEERLDRVLDAVEEG, encoded by the coding sequence GTGAGCAGTCGCTCGGACCCGATGACCGCGTGGTGGGAGACCGCGACGGCCGCCAACCGGCAGTACGCCGAGTCCGTCGGGCGGACGATGACCGCCGGCAACCGCTTCGCCGACGCGTGGATGGACCTCGTGGACGCGACCACCGACCAGTCGTACCTCGACGAGACGGCCGAGGCGGCGGTCGAGTCCCAGGAGATATGGCTGCGCGCGGCCGAGGACACCGCCAACCGGGCGGCCGACGCCGTGGAGGGCGAGGAGATAGAGCCCGAGCGGTTCCGCGACATCTGGCTCAACGCCGCGAACCGGGCGTTCAAGAACGCGATGGAGACCACCGCGTTCGCCGCGCTCACCGGCGAGTCCGTGGACGAGGCGCTCGCCGTCCGCCGCGAGTACGACGAGGTCCGCGAGGACCTGCTCCACGAGTGGGGGCTGGCGACGGCCGGCGACGTCCGCGAGGTGGGCGAGCGGCTGGTCGAACTCGAACGCAGACAACAGGCCGTCGAGGAACGGCTCGACCGCGTCCTCGACGCGGTCGAGGAGGGGTGA
- a CDS encoding AbrB/MazE/SpoVT family DNA-binding domain-containing protein yields the protein MATDSEAAWPPATLLRGFQEAGEQAFEQQTELMRRLLAPPGMGAGMPGMAGGSLAAFKTRVQSGGRLSIPDAEREALGIEEGDIVQAFVVPLPGVSERAE from the coding sequence ATGGCGACCGACTCAGAGGCCGCGTGGCCGCCGGCGACCCTGCTCCGGGGGTTCCAGGAGGCGGGCGAACAGGCGTTCGAACAGCAGACCGAACTGATGCGCAGGCTCCTCGCGCCGCCCGGGATGGGCGCGGGGATGCCGGGCATGGCCGGGGGGAGCCTCGCGGCGTTCAAGACGCGCGTCCAGAGCGGCGGGCGGCTCTCCATCCCCGACGCGGAGCGCGAGGCGCTCGGCATCGAGGAGGGCGACATCGTCCAGGCGTTCGTCGTGCCGCTCCCGGGGGTGAGCGAGCGTGCGGAGTGA
- a CDS encoding MaoC family dehydratase, producing MTRPTTDPASLVDPFGVWARATDRWLRFYGGVTRDAMERSRAATAAYGGTAPEDDSPAPALPSMGYRQRDWSFERSVESREDIAVGDTVTFSKRLTGDDVRAFARASGDTNRLHLDRAFAERTRFGERIVHGTLVSGLVSAALARLPGLTVYLSQEVSYLAAVPVGERVSATCEVVEALGDDRYRLATTVADGDGETVVDGEALVLIDPLPER from the coding sequence ATGACCCGACCCACAACCGACCCGGCGTCGCTCGTGGACCCCTTCGGCGTCTGGGCGCGCGCGACCGACCGCTGGCTCCGCTTCTACGGGGGAGTCACCCGCGACGCGATGGAGCGCTCGCGGGCCGCGACGGCCGCGTACGGGGGGACCGCCCCCGAGGACGACAGCCCCGCCCCGGCGCTCCCCTCGATGGGGTATCGCCAGCGCGACTGGTCGTTCGAGCGCAGCGTCGAGTCGCGCGAGGACATCGCCGTCGGCGACACCGTCACGTTCTCGAAGCGGCTCACCGGCGACGACGTGCGCGCCTTCGCCCGCGCGAGCGGCGACACGAATCGCCTCCACCTCGACCGCGCGTTCGCCGAACGGACGCGGTTCGGGGAGCGCATCGTCCACGGGACGCTCGTCTCCGGGCTGGTGAGCGCCGCGCTCGCGCGCCTCCCCGGGCTCACGGTTTACCTCTCACAGGAGGTGAGCTACCTCGCGGCCGTCCCCGTCGGCGAGCGGGTGTCCGCGACCTGCGAGGTGGTCGAGGCGCTCGGCGACGACCGATACCGGCTCGCGACGACGGTCGCCGACGGCGACGGCGAGACGGTCGTGGACGGGGAGGCGCTCGTCCTCATCGACCCGCTCCCCGAGCGCTGA
- a CDS encoding HTH domain-containing protein — MSERAEYPAPTARPGATGTARGRGAGPRPESRTESDDDRDGPTAVLYTRGSAVGRDLDRAHGVVRTLDALAAEGAIGAVEVRTWPARVSLRGDDRDGVVATFETIEAWAEANGVSVRPPFDVRERRSTVLRETDELLVTPTLCLTVWDGEELLDAYPRCEADGAATVEEGLDRYLPAEEPTAMPVADGRGDR, encoded by the coding sequence ATGAGCGAGAGAGCCGAGTACCCCGCGCCCACGGCGCGACCGGGAGCGACCGGAACCGCACGGGGCCGTGGCGCGGGCCCACGACCCGAGAGCCGGACCGAGAGCGACGACGACCGCGACGGCCCGACCGCCGTCCTCTACACCCGGGGGTCCGCGGTCGGCCGTGACCTGGACCGGGCGCACGGCGTCGTCCGCACGCTCGATGCGCTCGCCGCGGAGGGCGCCATCGGCGCCGTCGAGGTCAGGACGTGGCCGGCCCGGGTCAGCCTCCGGGGCGACGACCGCGACGGCGTCGTCGCGACGTTCGAGACCATCGAGGCCTGGGCCGAGGCGAACGGCGTCTCCGTCCGGCCCCCCTTCGACGTGCGCGAGCGCCGGTCGACGGTCCTCCGGGAGACCGACGAACTGCTCGTCACGCCGACGCTGTGTCTCACGGTGTGGGACGGCGAGGAGCTGCTCGACGCCTACCCCCGCTGTGAGGCCGACGGTGCGGCGACCGTCGAGGAGGGGCTGGACCGCTACCTGCCCGCCGAGGAACCGACCGCGATGCCGGTCGCCGACGGCCGGGGTGACCGATGA
- the fabG gene encoding 3-oxoacyl-ACP reductase FabG yields the protein MLAGKTCVVTGGSRGIGRSIATELARYGATVAVNYVSSETAAGTVVEDIRGAGGDAEAVRADVADAEAVASMAERVHGAFGPIDVLVNNAGVTADGRFENLTREDWDRVVDVNLGGAFNCTKAFYDDIVESPAGRVINVSSIVAQQGNFGQANYAASKSGLFGFTKSLARELARHGATANCIAPGFTETDMVEGMPDAARERTRARIPLDRFADATEIGPVARFLASDGASYVTGEIVNVNGGMYG from the coding sequence CTGCTCGCGGGCAAGACCTGCGTCGTCACGGGCGGGTCGCGGGGAATCGGCCGCTCCATCGCGACCGAACTCGCCCGTTACGGGGCGACGGTCGCGGTGAACTACGTCTCCTCGGAGACGGCCGCCGGCACCGTCGTCGAGGACATCCGGGGTGCGGGCGGCGACGCGGAGGCCGTCCGCGCGGACGTGGCCGACGCCGAGGCCGTCGCGTCGATGGCCGAGCGCGTCCACGGGGCGTTCGGACCGATAGACGTGCTCGTGAACAACGCCGGCGTCACCGCGGACGGCCGCTTCGAGAACCTCACCCGCGAGGACTGGGACCGCGTCGTCGACGTGAACCTCGGCGGCGCGTTCAACTGCACGAAGGCGTTCTACGACGACATCGTCGAGTCGCCGGCCGGCCGGGTCATCAACGTTTCCAGCATCGTCGCCCAGCAGGGGAACTTCGGGCAGGCGAACTACGCCGCCTCGAAGAGCGGGCTGTTCGGCTTCACGAAGTCGCTCGCCCGCGAACTCGCGCGCCACGGCGCGACCGCCAACTGCATCGCGCCCGGCTTCACCGAGACCGACATGGTCGAGGGGATGCCCGACGCCGCCCGCGAGCGAACCCGCGCGCGCATCCCGCTCGACCGCTTCGCCGACGCGACCGAGATCGGGCCGGTGGCGCGCTTCCTCGCGAGCGACGGGGCGAGCTACGTCACCGGAGAAATCGTCAACGTGAACGGGGGGATGTATGGCTGA
- a CDS encoding universal stress protein produces the protein MADSVRAGRYRAILVPTDGSRGAMRAVERALDIGRQSDATIHVMHVIDERSRAETPALSSEELVLEKLGRVADETIERVAAEAERAGLPAVRHSCRGVPHERIREYAERNDVDLIVMGVHGVGREGRPHMGSTTARVRETSTVPVLPV, from the coding sequence ATGGCTGACTCCGTCCGGGCGGGCCGCTACCGCGCCATCCTCGTCCCGACGGACGGGAGCCGCGGCGCGATGCGGGCCGTCGAGCGCGCGCTCGACATCGGCCGACAGTCCGACGCCACCATCCACGTGATGCACGTCATCGACGAGCGCTCGCGCGCCGAGACGCCCGCGCTGAGCAGCGAGGAACTCGTCCTGGAGAAGCTCGGCCGCGTCGCCGACGAGACGATAGAACGGGTGGCCGCGGAGGCGGAGCGGGCGGGGCTCCCCGCGGTGCGCCACTCCTGTCGCGGCGTCCCCCACGAGCGCATCCGCGAGTACGCGGAGCGCAACGACGTGGACCTCATCGTGATGGGGGTCCACGGCGTCGGCCGGGAGGGACGACCGCACATGGGGAGTACGACCGCGCGGGTCAGGGAGACCTCGACGGTTCCCGTGCTCCCGGTGTGA